In one Saccharibacillus brassicae genomic region, the following are encoded:
- a CDS encoding helix-turn-helix domain-containing protein, producing MPRVEHVYQDNGAQWYEQAENGRDCHMLTLATYGKCIYWVDGERHLMERGDVLLIPAHTPYYGKSVPTLSHTKTVVGFTVSAEDAGVLPLLRREHPYKRRLGRYESVHDRIRVLREQWNERPSYYELMAQSILTELLIDISREYDRGQIHGEKQRHVEQMKRYIERHYREKITKEVLGETIDRTPNYAASLFKEISGRTISECVHRQRMKRAVYMLEESRLNAAEIAEFLGYKDASYFYRMFKKITGRSPSELLKDRRRDG from the coding sequence ATGCCGAGAGTGGAACACGTCTATCAGGACAACGGAGCGCAATGGTACGAACAGGCGGAGAACGGTCGGGATTGTCATATGCTTACGCTCGCCACCTATGGAAAATGTATCTACTGGGTGGACGGGGAGCGCCATCTGATGGAGAGAGGCGACGTGCTGCTCATACCGGCGCACACGCCCTATTACGGAAAAAGCGTGCCGACGCTGTCGCATACCAAAACGGTCGTCGGTTTTACGGTGTCGGCCGAAGACGCAGGCGTGCTGCCGCTGCTGCGGCGCGAACATCCGTACAAGCGGCGTCTCGGGCGCTACGAATCGGTGCACGACCGGATTCGCGTGCTGCGCGAGCAGTGGAACGAACGGCCGTCGTATTACGAACTGATGGCGCAGTCCATCCTGACGGAACTGCTGATCGACATCAGCCGGGAATACGACCGCGGACAGATCCATGGCGAGAAGCAGCGGCACGTCGAACAGATGAAGCGGTACATCGAGCGCCATTATCGCGAAAAGATTACCAAAGAAGTGCTGGGCGAAACCATCGACCGCACGCCCAACTACGCCGCTTCGCTGTTCAAGGAAATTTCCGGCCGCACGATCAGCGAATGCGTGCACCGGCAGCGGATGAAGCGGGCCGTCTACATGCTGGAAGAATCGCGGCTGAACGCAGCCGAGATCGCCGAGTTTCTCGGCTACAAAGACGCTTCGTACTTTTACCGCATGTTCAAGAAGATTACGGGACGTTCGCCGTCCGAACTGCTCAAAGACCGGCGGCGGGACGGGTAG
- a CDS encoding AraC family transcriptional regulator, with the protein MPAEQFTHTSEENRMQGEVSLLFYGREICAPNHSWGPGLRDAYILHYIHRGRGVFRSEGREYALGPGQGFLILPDTLVHYEADPDDPWVYVWFGLRGLHVRALLERAGLTAGSPVYTAADGSPLESLYAGLLEVRERPGGDLLAQAEIYRLLAALVAGAPASTARPLAPPRAREAHLSRAAAVIENGYSRKLGAEDIASAVGLDRTYLSSLFKDAYGVPLQTFVLQYRMRRARELLRNHSLSVSDVARSVGYPDPFLFSKMFKRVCGVSPTAYREQPEA; encoded by the coding sequence ATGCCCGCCGAACAATTCACCCATACGTCCGAAGAAAACCGCATGCAGGGCGAAGTGTCGCTGCTGTTCTACGGCCGCGAAATCTGCGCGCCCAACCATTCCTGGGGCCCCGGGCTGCGGGACGCCTACATCCTGCATTACATTCATCGCGGGCGGGGCGTCTTCCGCTCGGAAGGCCGCGAGTACGCGCTCGGCCCCGGCCAGGGCTTCCTGATCCTGCCCGATACGCTCGTGCACTACGAGGCGGACCCCGACGATCCGTGGGTCTACGTCTGGTTCGGGCTGCGCGGTCTGCATGTCCGCGCGCTGTTGGAGCGGGCCGGGCTGACGGCCGGCTCGCCCGTGTATACGGCGGCGGACGGGTCGCCGCTCGAGAGTCTCTACGCCGGGCTGCTCGAGGTACGCGAGCGGCCCGGCGGCGACCTGCTGGCGCAGGCGGAGATCTACCGCCTGCTGGCCGCGCTGGTCGCAGGCGCGCCGGCTTCGACGGCGCGCCCGCTCGCGCCTCCGCGCGCGAGGGAGGCGCATCTGTCACGGGCGGCGGCCGTGATCGAGAACGGCTACAGCCGCAAGCTCGGCGCCGAAGACATCGCAAGCGCCGTCGGGCTCGACCGGACGTATCTGTCGAGCCTGTTCAAGGACGCGTACGGCGTTCCGCTGCAGACGTTCGTGCTGCAGTACCGCATGCGCCGCGCGCGCGAACTGCTGCGCAACCATTCGCTGTCGGTGAGCGACGTGGCCCGGTCGGTCGGCTATCCCGATCCGTTCCTGTTCTCCAAAATGTTCAAGCGCGTCTGCGGCGTGTCCCCTACCGCCTACCGCGAACAGCCGGAAGCCTGA